In the genome of Populus nigra chromosome 9, ddPopNigr1.1, whole genome shotgun sequence, one region contains:
- the LOC133703518 gene encoding putative serine/threonine-protein kinase isoform X1, protein MRCSCFGGPRVDSKNGTAAGTLHGIDGDLLQDINHLSYKELRSATDNFHTSNKIGQGGFGTVYKGTLKSGTQVAVKPLSAQSNQGAREFLNEIKTISKVKHPNLVELIGCCAQGTNRILVYEYVENNSLDRALLGSRSTDIKLDWGRRSAICLGIARGLDFLHKEVVPHIVHRDIKASNILLDKDFNPKIGDFGLAKLFPDNITHISTRIAGTTGYLAPEYALGGQLTMKADVYSFGVLILEIVSGRSSAKPSWGGTQKLLLEWAWQLHEEGKHLELVDPEMGEFPEEEVIRYIKVAFFCTQSAANRRPIMTQVVDMLSRQIQLNDKELTAPGFFQDSDSPSGGPSSTKGSYADSTRYQMSSVPVRITEVTPR, encoded by the exons ATGAGGTGTAGCTGTTTTGGAGGACCAAGGGTAGATAGTAAAAATGGGACTGCTGCGGGGACTCTTCATGGTATAGATG GTGATTTGCTTCAGGATATTAATCATTTGTCCTACAAGGAATTAAGATCAGCAACAGATAACTTCCACACAAGCAATAAGATAGGACAAGGAGGTTTTGGTACCGTCTACAAG GGAACCCTCAAAAGTGGAACACAAGTTGCTGTGAAGCCACTTTCTGCTCAATCAAATCAAGGTGCGCGGGAATTTTTGAATGAAATCAAAACTATATCAAAAGTTAAGCATCCAAATCTTGTTGAGTTGATAGGGTGCTGTGCTCAAGGAACTAATCGGATTCTAGTGTATGAATATGTAGAAAATAACAGCCTTGATCGTGCATTGCTAG GTTCAAGGAGTACAGATATTAAACTAGACTGGGGAAGAAGATCTGCTATTTGCTTGGGTATTGCTAGGGGTCTTGATTTCCTTCACAAAGAAGTGGTTCCACATATTGTGCATAGAGACATCAAAGCTAGCAATATACTCCTTGACAAAGACTTCAACCCAAAAATTGGAGACTTTGGGTTGGCTAAACTGTTCCCAGATAATATCACCCATATTAGCACAAGAATTGCAGGAACAAC TGGTTATTTGGCACCAGAATATGCATTGGGTGGTCAGTTAACAATGAAGGCTGATGTATACAGCTTTGGGGTCCTTATCCTTGAAATAGTTAGTGGCAGAAGTAGTGCAAAACCAAGCTGGGGAGGGACGCAGAAGTTACTCTTAGAATGG GCATGGCAGCTTCACGAAGAAGGGAAACACTTGGAACTTGTGGATCCAGAGATGGGAGAGTTTCCCGAGGAGGAAGTCATTAGGTACATAAAAGTAGCCTTTTTCTGCACCCAATCAGCGGCAAACCGAAGGCCAATCATGACCCAGGTAGTTGACATGCTCTCGAGGCAAATCCAGCTAAATGACAAGGAACTAACTGCTCCAGGTTTCTTCCAAGATTCAGACAGTCCCAGTGGGGGGCCTTCTTCCACGAAAGGATCTTATGCCGATTCTACTCGCTACCAGATGAGCTCTGTTCCAGTTAGAATCACTGAGGTGACCCCCAGATGA
- the LOC133703518 gene encoding cold-responsive protein kinase 1-like isoform X3, producing the protein MRCSCFGGPRVDSKNGTAAGTLHGIDGDLLQDINHLSYKELRSATDNFHTSNKIGQGGFGTVYKGTLKSGTQVAVKPLSAQSNQGSRSTDIKLDWGRRSAICLGIARGLDFLHKEVVPHIVHRDIKASNILLDKDFNPKIGDFGLAKLFPDNITHISTRIAGTTGYLAPEYALGGQLTMKADVYSFGVLILEIVSGRSSAKPSWGGTQKLLLEWAWQLHEEGKHLELVDPEMGEFPEEEVIRYIKVAFFCTQSAANRRPIMTQVVDMLSRQIQLNDKELTAPGFFQDSDSPSGGPSSTKGSYADSTRYQMSSVPVRITEVTPR; encoded by the exons ATGAGGTGTAGCTGTTTTGGAGGACCAAGGGTAGATAGTAAAAATGGGACTGCTGCGGGGACTCTTCATGGTATAGATG GTGATTTGCTTCAGGATATTAATCATTTGTCCTACAAGGAATTAAGATCAGCAACAGATAACTTCCACACAAGCAATAAGATAGGACAAGGAGGTTTTGGTACCGTCTACAAG GGAACCCTCAAAAGTGGAACACAAGTTGCTGTGAAGCCACTTTCTGCTCAATCAAATCAAG GTTCAAGGAGTACAGATATTAAACTAGACTGGGGAAGAAGATCTGCTATTTGCTTGGGTATTGCTAGGGGTCTTGATTTCCTTCACAAAGAAGTGGTTCCACATATTGTGCATAGAGACATCAAAGCTAGCAATATACTCCTTGACAAAGACTTCAACCCAAAAATTGGAGACTTTGGGTTGGCTAAACTGTTCCCAGATAATATCACCCATATTAGCACAAGAATTGCAGGAACAAC TGGTTATTTGGCACCAGAATATGCATTGGGTGGTCAGTTAACAATGAAGGCTGATGTATACAGCTTTGGGGTCCTTATCCTTGAAATAGTTAGTGGCAGAAGTAGTGCAAAACCAAGCTGGGGAGGGACGCAGAAGTTACTCTTAGAATGG GCATGGCAGCTTCACGAAGAAGGGAAACACTTGGAACTTGTGGATCCAGAGATGGGAGAGTTTCCCGAGGAGGAAGTCATTAGGTACATAAAAGTAGCCTTTTTCTGCACCCAATCAGCGGCAAACCGAAGGCCAATCATGACCCAGGTAGTTGACATGCTCTCGAGGCAAATCCAGCTAAATGACAAGGAACTAACTGCTCCAGGTTTCTTCCAAGATTCAGACAGTCCCAGTGGGGGGCCTTCTTCCACGAAAGGATCTTATGCCGATTCTACTCGCTACCAGATGAGCTCTGTTCCAGTTAGAATCACTGAGGTGACCCCCAGATGA
- the LOC133703518 gene encoding putative serine/threonine-protein kinase isoform X2, with protein sequence MRCSCFGGPRVDSKNGTAAGTLHGIDGDLLQDINHLSYKELRSATDNFHTSNKIGQGGFGTVYKGTLKSGTQVAVKPLSAQSNQGAREFLNEIKTISKVKHPNLVELIGCCAQGTNRILVYEYVENNSLDRALLGSRSTDIKLDWGRRSAICLGIARGLDFLHKEVVPHIVHRDIKASNILLDKDFNPKIGDFGLAKLFPDNITHISTRIAGTTGYLAPEYALGGQLTMKADVYSFGVLILEIVSGRSSAKPSWGGTQKLLLEWLHEEGKHLELVDPEMGEFPEEEVIRYIKVAFFCTQSAANRRPIMTQVVDMLSRQIQLNDKELTAPGFFQDSDSPSGGPSSTKGSYADSTRYQMSSVPVRITEVTPR encoded by the exons ATGAGGTGTAGCTGTTTTGGAGGACCAAGGGTAGATAGTAAAAATGGGACTGCTGCGGGGACTCTTCATGGTATAGATG GTGATTTGCTTCAGGATATTAATCATTTGTCCTACAAGGAATTAAGATCAGCAACAGATAACTTCCACACAAGCAATAAGATAGGACAAGGAGGTTTTGGTACCGTCTACAAG GGAACCCTCAAAAGTGGAACACAAGTTGCTGTGAAGCCACTTTCTGCTCAATCAAATCAAGGTGCGCGGGAATTTTTGAATGAAATCAAAACTATATCAAAAGTTAAGCATCCAAATCTTGTTGAGTTGATAGGGTGCTGTGCTCAAGGAACTAATCGGATTCTAGTGTATGAATATGTAGAAAATAACAGCCTTGATCGTGCATTGCTAG GTTCAAGGAGTACAGATATTAAACTAGACTGGGGAAGAAGATCTGCTATTTGCTTGGGTATTGCTAGGGGTCTTGATTTCCTTCACAAAGAAGTGGTTCCACATATTGTGCATAGAGACATCAAAGCTAGCAATATACTCCTTGACAAAGACTTCAACCCAAAAATTGGAGACTTTGGGTTGGCTAAACTGTTCCCAGATAATATCACCCATATTAGCACAAGAATTGCAGGAACAAC TGGTTATTTGGCACCAGAATATGCATTGGGTGGTCAGTTAACAATGAAGGCTGATGTATACAGCTTTGGGGTCCTTATCCTTGAAATAGTTAGTGGCAGAAGTAGTGCAAAACCAAGCTGGGGAGGGACGCAGAAGTTACTCTTAGAATGG CTTCACGAAGAAGGGAAACACTTGGAACTTGTGGATCCAGAGATGGGAGAGTTTCCCGAGGAGGAAGTCATTAGGTACATAAAAGTAGCCTTTTTCTGCACCCAATCAGCGGCAAACCGAAGGCCAATCATGACCCAGGTAGTTGACATGCTCTCGAGGCAAATCCAGCTAAATGACAAGGAACTAACTGCTCCAGGTTTCTTCCAAGATTCAGACAGTCCCAGTGGGGGGCCTTCTTCCACGAAAGGATCTTATGCCGATTCTACTCGCTACCAGATGAGCTCTGTTCCAGTTAGAATCACTGAGGTGACCCCCAGATGA